The following are from one region of the Trichoderma breve strain T069 chromosome 5, whole genome shotgun sequence genome:
- a CDS encoding glycosyl hydrolase family 71 domain-containing protein, which produces MRLAALALALLDLALQARAQAVFAHVIVGNTYAYTQADWASDIRAAAAAGIDGFALDIGFQDTVSGTKPVIGALNNAYNAADAAGFKLFISFDYLAQGPWDAADVVNVLNTYNSHPSAFKWQNTGKPVASTFEGPGNAGDWVGIKQQTNVFFIPDYSSQGPQGAAALPAVDGLFSFAAWPNGPNDITIDADQQYVQALNGRPYMMPVSPWFYTNLPAFNKNWLWRGDDLWHQRWQQVLQINPPLVEILTWNDYGESHYVGPLPPAAIQNQSLPEGSWYVENIPHNAWLNDLPYYIAQYKKQPLPNENHVTIWYRLNPGTACSADGTPCNTVTQGQTQFAPQQCDVDAIYFTAFVPSSATATVHVTIGNNAPVSVTAPAPGIFHSSVPFNGQTGAVSISVTASGINQIGPVSCPAITTACNNGNVNWNAWVGGS; this is translated from the exons ATGCGTTTggccgccctcgccctcgccctgcTTGACTTGGCTCTGCAGGCTCGAGCTCAAGCAGTCTTTGCTCATGTCATT GTTGGAAATACGTATGCATACACTCAGGCTGATTGGGCGTCGGACATCAGggccgcagccgccgcagGAATCGACGGCTTTGCTTTGGATATCGGATTCCAAGATACTGTATCTGGAACGAAGCCGGTAATTGGGGCGCTGAACAATGCGTACAATGCCGCCGATGCCGCAGgtttcaagctcttcatctcctttgACTATTTAGCTCAGGGCCCGTGGGACGCTGCCGACGTCGTCAATGTGCTCAACACATATAATTCGCATCCCAGCGCATTTAAGTGGCAAAACACTGGCAAGCCTGTGGCCTCCACCTTCGAGGGTCCAGGCAATGCAGGAGACTGGGTCGGCATTAAACAGCAAACAAATGTTTTCTTCATCCCTGATTACTCAAGTCAAGGACCCCAGGGAGCGGCCGCCCTCCCGGCTGTGGATGGTCTCTTCTC CTTTGCTGCCTGGCCCAACGGCCCCAATGACATTACAATCGATGCGGATCAACAATACGTCCAGGCGCTTAACGGTAGACCTTACAT GATGCCCGTCTCCCCATGGTTTTACACGAATCTTCCAGCCTTCAACAAGAACTGGCTATGGAGGGGTGATGACTTGTGGCACCAGCGATGGCAACAGGTCTTGCAAATCAACCCTCCTTTGGTCGAAATCCTGACCTGGAACGACTACGGCGAGAGTCACTACGTCGGACCATTGCCTCCCGCGGCTATCCAGAACCAGTCGCTGCCCGAAGGCTCTTGGTACGTGGAGAACATTCCTCACAACGCATGGTTGAACGATTTGCCCTATTATATTGCGCAATATAAGAAGCAACCACTGCCCAACGAGAACCACGTTACCATCTGGTACCGCCTCAACCCGGGAACTGCTTGCTCTGCCGACGGAACCCCTTGCAACACCGTCACTCAAGGCCAGACTCAATTCGCACCACAACAGTGTGACGTTGACGCCATCTACTTCACTGCCTTTGTGCCGTCGTCTGCTACCGCTACAGTCCACGTCACCATTGGTAACAACGCGCCCGTCTCCGTTACCGCCCCTGCTCCTGGCATCTTCCACTCTAGCGTTCCGTTCAACGGCCAGACCGGCGCCGTTTCGATCTCGGTAACTGCATCGGGAATTAACCAGATTGGACCGGTTTCATGCCCAGCGATCACAACTGCCTGCAATAATGGCAACGTGAACTGGAACGCCTGGGTCGGTGGTTCTTAA
- a CDS encoding subtilase family domain-containing protein encodes MKSFKGDSEDLNDEIGHGTHIAELVLTLAPEAILCVAKVAVKRVMPQEDTNLISKAIQWALTQDVDIISLSLGLDLLDLELDAAINKAIAAGKIVLAAAGNDGNNKPRAHPGRNRNVLCIHASNGKGKDGGISPRALDNDDNFMTLGTAIPLNWKGKEVVKSGTSFATAVAAAIAANALAIISRDGLLNEDQVKRLYSCDGMRLIFALLSSQSDNGYKYVAPWNLWVGDRSSELIQHQILEVLRR; translated from the exons ATGAAGAGCTTCAAAGGAGATTCTGAGGATCTCAATGATGAGATCGGCCATGGGACCCATATAGCGGAGCTCGTCCTGACACTCGCACCTGAAGCCATACTCTGTGTTGCTAAAGTTGCTGTCAAAAGAGTGATGCCCCAAGAGGATACAAACTTGATTTCCAAG GCCATACAGTGGGCACTAACGCAAGACGTTGACATCATTTCACTgtctcttggccttgatctcctAGATCTAGAGCTTGATGCCGCcattaataaagctatagCAGCGGGTAAAATTGTACTGGCAGCAGCGGGAAACGATGGCAACAACAAGCCGCGGGCACACCCAGGCAGAAATCGTAACGTGCTATGCATCCATGCCTCGAACGGCAAGGGGAAGGATGGGGGGATATCACCGAGAGCATTAGACAATGATGACAACTTCATGACTTTGGGGACCGCTATCCCCCTTAATTGGAAAGGCAAAGAAGTGGTCAAGTCTGGGACATCTTTCGCAACGGCAGTGGCCGCGGCGATTGCGGCTAATGCACTCGCGATTATCTCACGGGACGGTTTGCTAAATGAGGACCAGGTGAAACGTCTTTATTCCTGTGATGGGATGCGATTAATATTTGCGCTCCTTAGCAGTCAGTCTGACAATGGATATAAATACGTTGCACCTTGGAATTTGTGGGTTGGGGACAGGTCAAGCGAGTTAATTCAGCACCAGATTTTGGAGGTCCTGAGGCGTTAA